One Campylobacter sputorum subsp. sputorum DNA segment encodes these proteins:
- a CDS encoding efflux RND transporter periplasmic adaptor subunit, protein MRLLDKVFLLIFTSLILQAQDFVYASFDVVAKNNSKLAMQSAGIVDKIYVDIGDIVKKGDVLLELKNDSELIMLQKAQNDLKLAIVSKQHAKSTLDKFDNVQNVTSKQVYENAKFEFDSSAVKENSAKIAIKEAKDKLDKKVLKTPYNGIISAKYIEIGEGVSGNVQPLFAMFSYPEVKLILSFDEKYKDIVKVGQKFIYNVGDKKDQVGKIDIIYPSINQKTRKIYAEVYTTNLTPGAFGEGKIEIDKVNIKER, encoded by the coding sequence ATGAGATTGTTAGATAAAGTTTTTTTGTTAATTTTTACGAGTTTGATTTTACAAGCACAAGATTTTGTATATGCTAGTTTTGATGTAGTTGCCAAAAATAACTCAAAGTTAGCTATGCAAAGTGCAGGTATAGTTGATAAAATTTATGTAGATATCGGAGATATTGTAAAAAAAGGCGATGTTTTGCTAGAGCTAAAAAATGATAGCGAATTAATAATGCTTCAAAAAGCACAAAATGATTTAAAACTAGCAATTGTATCTAAACAACATGCAAAAAGCACTCTTGATAAATTTGATAATGTGCAAAATGTAACTTCAAAACAAGTTTATGAAAATGCTAAATTTGAATTTGATAGCTCAGCAGTAAAAGAAAATAGTGCCAAAATCGCTATAAAAGAAGCAAAAGATAAGCTTGATAAAAAAGTATTAAAAACTCCTTATAATGGTATAATTTCTGCTAAATACATAGAAATAGGAGAGGGTGTTAGTGGCAATGTTCAGCCACTTTTTGCTATGTTTTCTTATCCTGAAGTAAAGTTAATTTTAAGTTTTGATGAAAAATATAAAGACATTGTTAAGGTAGGACAAAAATTTATTTATAATGTTGGTGATAAAAAAGATCAAGTTGGTAAAATAGATATAATCTATCCTAGTATTAATCAAAAAACTAGAAAAATTTACGCAGAAGTTTATACTACAAATTTAACGCCAGGAGCTTTTGGCGAAGGTAAAATAGAGATAGATAAAGTAAATATAAAAGAGAGATAA